A stretch of the Siniperca chuatsi isolate FFG_IHB_CAS linkage group LG24, ASM2008510v1, whole genome shotgun sequence genome encodes the following:
- the LOC122871940 gene encoding sorting nexin-9-like, with translation MALKAQVLYDFTAEPGNNELSVRQGETVTVLDQTVGGGWIKAQNSSGQTGLVPEGYLQVGNGGGGEGGRDSWSGPEAFVSNTTKGWDSQGYPHTQQAAVEDDDGEWDDDWDDQSQGGYHGDDQVYEDGGASGRSTTGPSVKISLNKFPFSKGPSPEVFLLAKPPANSRDRLPVYIGEVGPVWLYPSAPLDCVIADPKKESKLYGLKSFIEYQITPNTTNRPVNHRYKHFDWLYERLLEKFGSALPIPSLPDKQVTGRFEVDFIRMRMEQLQTWMTRMCRHPVVSQSDVFQLFLSYRDEKEWKAGKRKAEKDETVGPMIFSLIEPQAAELDAAEVEQKCEHYSRFTKSMEDGVRELLNVGHAHWKRCTGPLPKEYERIGRAFKNLSSVFISSKYPGEETLTDALSAAGKTYEEIAEIVAQQPQKDLHFLLETNSEYKGLLGCFPEIIAVHKAAAEKVKEADRLVSAGKINNSNRKCMNQRISCMSYSLQAEMNHFHSNRIYDYNRVMQLYLEQQVTFYQQIADKLRGALSQFATL, from the exons ATGGCTCTGAAG GCTCAGGTTCTGTACGACTTCACAGCTGAACCAGGAAACAACGAGCTGTCGGTCAGACAGGGAGAGACGGTCACAGTGCTCGACCAG actgTGGGTGGAGGCTGGATCAAAGCCCAGAACTCCAGCGGACAAACCGGACTGGTACCTGAGGGATATTTACAG GTCGGTAACGGTGGCGGCGGTGAAGGAGGCAGGGACTCCTGGTCAGGGCCCGAGGCTTTTGtcagcaacacaacaaaaggATGGGACAGTCAGggatatccacacacacaacaag CGGCTGTCGAGGACGATGACGGCGAGTGGGACGACGACTGGGACGACCAGTCACAGGgcggttaccatggtgatgaTCAGGTGTATGAGGACGGTGGGGCTTCAGGACGAAGCACCACTGGGCCCTCCGTGAAGATCTCCCTTAACAA GTTTCCGTTCTCCAAAGGTCCAAGCCCTGAAGTCTTCTTGTTAGCCAAACCTCCAGCtaacagcagagacagacttCCTGTCTAC ATAGGAGAGGTGGGTCCGGTCTGGCTGTACCCGTCAGCTCCGCTGGACTGTGTGATCGCCGATCCCAAGAAAGAATCCAAACTGTACGGACTGAAGAGCTTCATCGAGTACCAGATTACTCCCAAT ACAACCAACAGACCTGTCAATCATCGCTACAAGCATTTTGATTGGCTGTACGAGCGTCTGCTGGAGAAGTTTGGCTCGGCTCTGCCCATCCCCTCACTGCCCGACAAACAGGTGACAG GCCGGTTCGAGGTGGACTTCATTAGGATGAGGATGGAGCAGCTGCAGACCTGGATGACTCGGATGTGTCGTCACCCCGTCGTCTCTCAGAGTGATGTCTTTCAGCTCTTCCTCAGCTACAGAGACGAGAAG GAGTGGAAGGCGGGAAAGAGGAAGGCGGAGAAAGACGAGACGGTGGGTCCGATGATCTTCAGTCTGATTGAACCTCAAGCTGCAGAGCTTGACGCTGCTGAGGT tgaacAGAAGTGTGAACACTACAGTCGCTTCACAAAGTCAATGGAGGACGGAGTCAGAGAGCTGCTGAACGTCGGACACGCACACTGGAAACGCTGCACCGGAC cgcTGCCTAAAGAGTACGAGCGGATTGGTCGAGCCTTCAAGAACCTGTCGTCTGTTTTCATCAGCAGCAAATATCCAG GAGAGGAGACGCTGACTGACGCTCTGTCAGCTGCTGGAAAAACCTACGAGGAGATCGCAGAGATCGTCGCACAACAG cCTCAGAAGGACCTTCACTTCCTGTTGGAGACAAACAGCGAGTACAAAGGCCTGCTGGGATGTTTCCCAGAAATCATTGCTGTACACAAG gctgcagcagagaaggTGAAAGAAGCCGATCGTCTGGTTTCTGCTGGAAAaatcaacaacagcaacaggaaGTGCATGAACCAACGAATCAGCTGCATGAGCTACTCACTGCAGG CTGAGATGAACCATTTCCATAGCAACCGTATCTATGACTACAACAGAGTGATGCAGCTCTACCTGGAACAACAGGTGACCTTCTACCaacag atcGCTGATAAACTGAGAGGAGCGCTGAGCCAGTTCGCCACACTGTGA
- the LOC122871997 gene encoding CD59 glycoprotein-like — MKRSLGICLLICSALMGLGSAIRCYSCKDYTGSCSKQRDCSYDDACLTLNERGGMTYRQCLKYSDCEYGRLAQMFPQVSSFTFKCCNSDLCNSAPSSAASSVIGLLASAAVMWWCIQ; from the exons ATGAAGCGCTCCCTGGGGATCTGTCTGCTGATCTGCTCCGCTCTGATGGGACTCG GATCAGCCATTCGCTGTTACAGCTGTAAGGACTACACAGGCAGCTGCTCCAAACAACGAGACTGTAGCTATGACGACGCCTGTCTCACACTCAACGAGAGAG GTGGAATGACTTACCGTCAGTGTCTGAAGTATTCAGACTGCGAGTACGGCCGACTGGCCCAGATGTTCCCCCAG GTTTCCAGTTTTACCTTCAAGTGCTGCAACTCTGACCTGTGCAACTCCGCCCCCTCCTCTGCAGCGAGCTCCGTGATTGGTCTGCTGGCCTCGGCGGCCGTCATGTGGTGGTGCATCCAGTGA